A DNA window from Acidihalobacter prosperus contains the following coding sequences:
- the ftsL gene encoding cell division protein FtsL — protein sequence MNWTIVIVAGLAVAVMGSALGVVYSTYETRQLFIRLERLDAQRDALNVEWGRLELEQSVWSAHSRVERIARGKLDMVMPNGSDTVYVSP from the coding sequence GTGAACTGGACGATCGTCATCGTGGCTGGTCTCGCCGTGGCGGTGATGGGTAGCGCGCTGGGAGTGGTGTACAGCACCTACGAAACCCGGCAGTTATTCATCCGTCTGGAGCGTCTCGACGCGCAGCGCGACGCGCTCAATGTGGAATGGGGGCGTCTCGAACTGGAACAGAGCGTGTGGTCGGCGCATTCGCGAGTCGAGCGGATTGCGCGCGGCAAGCTGGACATGGTCATGCCCAACGGCTCCGATACGGTGTACGTCAGCCCATGA
- a CDS encoding penicillin-binding protein activator has product MTRRVIIRLGLAAGAALLLVACAPSPTRPGEQWAQQAQAQLQAGHPAMAADTYLKAAAGLAAPQRQQLMLKAAALLLQARQPDRARTVIEGIEPTGLGADDMARKATLAARIALLAHQPEQALAALPNDVHGLSPEVASGLLEVRAQAERLTGNPLGAIRARIALTPLLSAPATIDANRHALWELLSQASPGQAQAWQQEAATPALQAWLALALIAKTTSASPTALDNALAQWRQQYPQMPDAEPIIKALVAQWQAMQVYPSKVAVLLPLSGRFEPVARAILDGILTAYYRHRQRNGGHEVHLRIYDTAAHPDQIVSLYARAVQAGAQYVIGPLDRDTVTRLATSGQLTVPTLALNHAADGTPIPQQLYQFGLLPESESAQAAERASLDGRRRAIVLVPDSGWGQRVASAFADRFQQLGGEVLAIGRYDPSASDFSPAIVNTLNIDYSNARRRAVSATIGRSVDFEARRRQDVDMIFIAGDPRQARLLMPQIRFHHGIGLPVYAISTVYSGTRDPRADHDLNGLIFDDAPLLLDSQGPAAAARAAMHANFPEASRRYPRLIGLGEDAYDVLPSLQRLASQDWARFPGVTGRLKMTADHALVRQLEWAQFADGLPILMGQSQDAAQQNATATKAANGAPP; this is encoded by the coding sequence ATGACCCGCCGCGTCATCATCCGACTCGGCCTCGCAGCCGGCGCTGCATTGCTGCTGGTCGCCTGTGCGCCATCGCCCACCCGCCCCGGCGAGCAGTGGGCGCAGCAGGCTCAGGCCCAGCTGCAGGCCGGGCACCCCGCCATGGCGGCCGACACCTACCTCAAGGCAGCTGCCGGCCTTGCCGCGCCGCAGCGCCAGCAGCTCATGCTCAAGGCCGCCGCGCTGCTGCTGCAGGCGCGACAGCCCGACCGCGCACGCACGGTGATCGAGGGCATCGAGCCGACGGGCCTCGGCGCCGACGACATGGCCCGCAAAGCAACGCTGGCCGCCCGGATCGCGCTGCTTGCGCATCAGCCAGAACAGGCGCTGGCCGCGCTGCCGAACGATGTACACGGCCTGTCACCCGAAGTCGCGAGCGGTCTGCTGGAAGTCCGCGCGCAGGCCGAACGACTGACCGGCAACCCGCTCGGTGCGATCCGCGCTCGGATCGCACTCACGCCGCTGCTGTCGGCCCCCGCGACCATCGACGCCAACCGGCATGCGCTGTGGGAACTCCTCAGCCAGGCCAGCCCAGGCCAGGCGCAGGCATGGCAACAAGAGGCCGCAACACCCGCCCTGCAAGCCTGGCTCGCACTGGCGCTCATCGCCAAGACAACGTCGGCCTCGCCGACGGCGCTGGACAACGCACTGGCACAATGGCGCCAGCAGTATCCGCAGATGCCGGATGCCGAACCGATCATCAAGGCCCTCGTAGCTCAGTGGCAGGCGATGCAGGTCTATCCCTCCAAAGTCGCCGTGCTGCTGCCGCTTTCGGGACGCTTCGAACCGGTCGCGCGCGCGATCCTCGATGGCATACTCACCGCCTACTACCGCCATCGCCAGCGAAACGGCGGCCACGAAGTCCATCTTCGCATCTACGACACCGCCGCCCACCCCGACCAGATCGTCTCCCTCTACGCCCGCGCGGTCCAGGCAGGCGCCCAGTATGTGATCGGCCCGCTCGACCGCGATACGGTCACCCGGCTGGCCACCAGCGGCCAGCTGACCGTCCCCACTCTCGCGCTCAACCATGCGGCCGATGGCACGCCGATCCCCCAGCAGCTTTACCAGTTCGGACTGCTCCCCGAGAGCGAGTCGGCGCAGGCCGCGGAACGTGCCAGCCTGGACGGCCGTCGCCGCGCCATCGTATTGGTGCCGGACAGCGGCTGGGGCCAGCGCGTGGCCTCGGCCTTCGCCGACCGCTTCCAGCAGCTCGGCGGCGAGGTGCTGGCGATCGGCCGTTACGATCCGTCCGCCTCCGACTTCTCGCCCGCCATCGTCAACACCCTCAACATCGACTACAGCAATGCCCGGCGACGAGCCGTATCCGCCACCATCGGTCGCTCGGTCGACTTCGAGGCCCGCCGCCGCCAGGATGTCGACATGATCTTCATTGCCGGCGATCCCCGGCAAGCCCGGCTGCTGATGCCGCAAATTCGTTTCCATCACGGCATCGGCCTGCCCGTATACGCCATCTCCACGGTTTACAGCGGCACACGAGATCCTCGCGCGGATCACGATCTCAATGGCCTGATATTCGACGACGCGCCGCTGCTGCTCGACAGCCAGGGTCCCGCTGCGGCTGCACGTGCGGCGATGCATGCCAACTTCCCAGAAGCCAGTCGCCGCTATCCTCGCCTAATCGGCCTCGGAGAAGACGCCTACGACGTGCTCCCTTCCCTGCAACGGCTTGCATCGCAGGACTGGGCGCGATTCCCCGGCGTAACGGGCCGACTGAAGATGACCGCCGACCACGCCCTGGTACGACAGCTCGAATGGGCGCAATTCGCCGACGGACTGCCCATCCTGATGGGTCAGTCGCAGGACGCCGCTCAGCAGAACGCCACCGCAACGAAAGCCGCCAATGGCGCCCCCCCCTAG
- the rsmI gene encoding 16S rRNA (cytidine(1402)-2'-O)-methyltransferase, protein MSIEEGVLYVVATPLGNLGDISARAREVLDGVALIAAEDTRVAQRLLSHLGVQARCVSLHEHNEAARIPSILQILSEGASVALVSDAGTPLISDPGFRLVRAAREAGVRVSPVPGPSALIAALSVSGLPTDRFVFEGFLPSRSARRRARLQVLADESGTLVFYESSHRIADSLEDMAAVFGDARLAVVARELTKRFEQVVSAPLGELRAWVRADEDHRRGEFVVMVAGLPPSARREPSGISEAHVIEVLARALPTRQAADLAALITGGARQGLYREAQRVKRDGGDPDVGGA, encoded by the coding sequence GTGTCAATTGAAGAGGGTGTGCTTTACGTGGTCGCGACCCCGCTGGGGAATCTGGGCGACATCAGCGCGCGCGCGCGCGAGGTGCTCGACGGCGTCGCTCTGATCGCTGCCGAGGATACCCGCGTCGCGCAGCGCCTGCTGTCGCATCTGGGCGTACAGGCCAGATGCGTGAGTCTGCACGAGCATAACGAGGCCGCACGCATCCCCTCGATCCTGCAGATCTTGTCGGAGGGCGCATCCGTGGCGCTGGTGTCGGATGCGGGTACGCCCCTGATCAGCGACCCTGGGTTTCGCCTGGTGCGCGCGGCGCGCGAGGCCGGCGTGCGCGTCAGCCCGGTGCCTGGGCCCAGCGCGCTGATCGCGGCACTTTCGGTATCCGGGTTGCCGACAGACCGTTTCGTGTTCGAGGGCTTCTTGCCGTCCAGGTCGGCGCGCAGGCGCGCGCGTCTGCAGGTGCTGGCCGACGAGTCCGGCACACTGGTGTTTTACGAATCCAGTCACCGTATTGCCGACAGCCTCGAAGACATGGCGGCAGTCTTTGGCGATGCGCGTCTGGCCGTGGTGGCGCGCGAGTTGACCAAGCGTTTCGAGCAGGTGGTGTCGGCCCCCCTGGGCGAGCTGCGCGCGTGGGTGCGTGCGGACGAGGACCATCGGCGCGGCGAGTTCGTGGTCATGGTGGCGGGCCTGCCGCCCAGCGCACGGCGCGAGCCGTCCGGTATCAGCGAAGCGCACGTGATCGAGGTGCTGGCACGTGCTCTGCCCACGCGTCAGGCGGCGGATCTTGCCGCCCTGATCACAGGCGGAGCGCGTCAGGGCTTGTACCGAGAAGCCCAGCGTGTCAAGCGGGACGGCGGCGACCCCGATGTCGGCGGCGCATGA
- a CDS encoding UDP-N-acetylmuramoyl-L-alanyl-D-glutamate--2,6-diaminopimelate ligase: MTTPRAWPLNELLADWCGRALPKSVVTGLSQDSRRIRPGDAFVALPGSREHGLSHAADAVARGAVAILADGDAPADMDMDDAVALGVPVCRIADLPAKLGAIAARFYGQPAQRMTVIGVTGTDGKSSVSHFLAQALDQDGARAGIVGTLGNGLVGALSPSGYTTPDAIGVQAALADMAAAGARWAVMEASSHGLVQGRLNAVGFNQAILTQLSRDHLDYHGSLEAYAAAKRRLFEVPGLEYAILNLDDAFGRTLANGDIAARHCIGYSLAPVRPTGEHVVWASDLRMRGDGFDLDVQTPWGGCMIESALLGRFNAANLMAVLASLLALGVPLPDATDRLRAVRPVPGRMERFGRAGGPLAVVDYAHTPAALEAVLGSLREHGAERLYCVFGAGGDRDRGKRPLMGEVVERLSDQVIVTDDNPRSEDPARIVEDILSGFKDRGKVRVIHDRAVAVRQALEAARPGDVVLIAGKGHETVQIAANGSQHFSDRETVAAWFGAAEVAL; this comes from the coding sequence ATGACGACACCTCGCGCATGGCCGCTCAACGAATTACTGGCCGACTGGTGTGGGCGGGCCCTGCCGAAATCGGTGGTGACGGGGCTGAGCCAGGACAGCCGTCGCATCCGTCCCGGCGACGCCTTTGTCGCATTGCCCGGATCGCGCGAGCACGGCCTGTCGCACGCGGCTGATGCCGTCGCGCGCGGCGCGGTGGCGATCCTCGCGGACGGCGACGCGCCCGCGGACATGGACATGGACGACGCGGTTGCCCTGGGCGTTCCGGTATGCCGAATCGCCGATCTCCCGGCCAAGCTCGGCGCCATCGCCGCGCGATTCTATGGGCAGCCGGCGCAGAGAATGACGGTGATCGGCGTGACCGGCACCGACGGCAAGAGTTCGGTCAGCCATTTCCTCGCACAGGCGCTCGACCAGGACGGCGCGAGGGCCGGGATCGTCGGCACGTTGGGCAATGGTCTGGTCGGTGCGCTATCGCCCAGCGGCTATACCACGCCGGATGCCATCGGCGTGCAGGCCGCGCTGGCCGACATGGCCGCCGCCGGCGCGCGCTGGGCGGTGATGGAGGCCTCGTCGCATGGCCTGGTGCAGGGGCGGCTGAATGCCGTGGGCTTCAATCAGGCCATCCTGACCCAACTCTCGCGCGATCATCTCGACTATCACGGCAGTCTGGAAGCCTATGCTGCGGCCAAGCGCCGACTGTTCGAGGTGCCCGGGTTGGAATACGCGATTCTCAACCTCGACGATGCCTTCGGGCGAACGCTGGCGAACGGTGACATCGCCGCGCGCCATTGCATCGGCTATTCCTTGGCGCCGGTTCGCCCGACAGGCGAGCACGTGGTGTGGGCCAGCGACCTGCGCATGCGCGGCGACGGTTTCGATCTGGACGTGCAGACGCCATGGGGCGGATGCATGATCGAAAGCGCGCTGCTGGGGCGTTTCAACGCGGCCAATCTGATGGCTGTGCTCGCCAGCCTGCTGGCGCTCGGCGTGCCGTTGCCCGACGCGACGGACCGCTTGCGCGCCGTGCGTCCGGTGCCGGGTCGGATGGAGCGCTTCGGCCGCGCCGGCGGTCCGCTGGCGGTGGTGGATTACGCGCATACGCCGGCCGCTCTGGAGGCCGTGCTCGGCAGCCTGCGCGAACACGGCGCCGAGCGTCTGTATTGCGTGTTCGGAGCGGGCGGCGACCGCGACCGCGGCAAGCGTCCGCTTATGGGCGAGGTGGTCGAACGGCTGTCCGACCAGGTTATCGTGACCGACGACAACCCCCGCAGCGAGGATCCGGCGCGGATCGTCGAGGACATCCTGTCCGGCTTCAAGGATCGCGGCAAGGTGCGGGTGATCCACGACCGTGCCGTCGCGGTACGTCAGGCACTGGAAGCCGCGCGCCCAGGCGATGTCGTGCTGATCGCGGGCAAGGGGCATGAGACGGTTCAGATCGCCGCGAACGGCAGCCAGCATTTCAGCGACCGCGAAACGGTGGCGGCCTGGTTCGGAGCCGCGGAGGTGGCATTGTGA
- the rsmH gene encoding 16S rRNA (cytosine(1402)-N(4))-methyltransferase RsmH yields the protein MANSTGHQTVLLEEAVAGLSIKPEGSYVDATFGRGGHSRAILARLASSGRLLGLDRDPEAVAAGRELAAADPRFSIVHAPFSSLASCWRAFAGASRAQGILMDLGVSSPQLDQPERGFGFMRDGPLDMRMDSGNGAPASEWVNTAEERELAHVFWTYGEERHARRIAKRIVQAREQAPLMRTTQLADLIASVIGRREPGKHPATRCFQAIRIHINRELDELREALDQAVEILAPDGRLAVISFHSLEDRIVKRFMREQARGEQLPRNLPVREQPAAGRTLRLVGKAAHASESEVARNPRARSAVLRVAERLP from the coding sequence GTGGCGAATTCCACGGGGCATCAGACGGTTCTCCTGGAGGAGGCGGTGGCGGGACTATCGATCAAACCGGAAGGCAGCTATGTCGACGCGACCTTCGGTCGCGGCGGGCATAGTCGCGCCATACTGGCGCGACTGGCGTCATCGGGCCGTCTTCTTGGTTTGGATCGCGACCCGGAGGCGGTGGCCGCGGGGCGTGAGTTGGCGGCAGCCGATCCGCGGTTTTCCATCGTCCATGCCCCGTTCTCGTCCCTGGCATCATGCTGGCGCGCATTTGCGGGCGCATCACGCGCTCAGGGTATCCTGATGGATCTCGGCGTCTCCTCGCCGCAATTGGATCAGCCGGAACGTGGCTTCGGTTTCATGCGCGACGGTCCACTGGACATGCGTATGGATTCGGGCAACGGTGCGCCAGCCAGCGAATGGGTCAACACGGCCGAAGAACGCGAGCTGGCGCACGTGTTCTGGACCTACGGCGAGGAGCGTCACGCGCGCCGGATCGCCAAACGTATCGTGCAGGCGCGCGAGCAGGCGCCGCTGATGCGCACCACGCAGCTGGCGGATCTGATCGCCAGCGTGATCGGCCGGCGCGAGCCCGGCAAGCATCCGGCCACACGCTGCTTCCAGGCCATCCGCATCCATATCAACCGCGAACTGGACGAGTTGCGCGAAGCGCTCGATCAGGCGGTCGAGATCCTTGCGCCCGACGGGCGGCTGGCGGTGATCAGCTTTCACTCGTTGGAGGATCGCATCGTCAAGCGATTCATGCGCGAGCAGGCGCGCGGCGAACAGTTGCCGCGCAATCTGCCAGTGCGCGAGCAGCCGGCGGCGGGGCGGACGCTCCGCCTCGTCGGCAAAGCGGCGCATGCCTCGGAATCCGAGGTTGCGCGCAACCCACGCGCGCGCAGCGCGGTGCTGCGCGTGGCGGAGCGCCTTCCGTGA
- a CDS encoding UDP-N-acetylmuramoyl-tripeptide--D-alanyl-D-alanine ligase yields MNRWPLSQVAVWSQGRLQGDDVSVTGVGTDSRTLSAGALFVALAGARFDGHDYIGPQLPAAALMVSRPVRDARPQVLVDDTLAGLARFAGAWRGQLAARVIGLTGSNGKTTVKEMLASILAQAGPTQYTRGNLNNHIGVPLSLLTIEPSHRYAVIEMGANHAGEIAALTAMVRPQVALVNNAGPAHLEGFGDLAGVARAKGEIYGGLPADGVAVVNADDAFAGDWLALNRERRVLRFGLEQPAEIRGEYRQGHLRVDTPGGAFELQLPLPGRHNAMNALAATAAALGAGVGLDAVRAGLTAVRPVAGRLRRLQGSDGIMILDDTYNANPGSLSAGLDVLTEQPGRHWLVLGDMAELGDTGPALHREAGARARAADVERLFTLGRLSHGAAEAFGAGAIHCPDIEALAAAVVRSAEVAPRPLTVLIKGSRSMGLERLLARLLPDDDESGAGGHHAV; encoded by the coding sequence GTGAATCGCTGGCCGCTCAGTCAGGTCGCGGTCTGGTCGCAGGGGCGCCTGCAGGGCGACGACGTGAGCGTCACCGGCGTCGGGACCGACAGTCGTACTTTGTCGGCGGGTGCGTTGTTCGTCGCTTTGGCCGGGGCGCGTTTCGACGGTCACGATTACATCGGCCCGCAACTGCCCGCGGCGGCGTTGATGGTGTCGCGTCCAGTGCGCGACGCGCGCCCGCAGGTGCTCGTCGACGATACCCTCGCTGGCTTGGCGCGTTTTGCCGGCGCCTGGCGCGGCCAGTTGGCCGCACGGGTGATCGGGCTGACCGGGAGCAACGGCAAGACCACCGTCAAGGAGATGCTGGCATCGATTCTGGCGCAGGCGGGTCCGACCCAGTACACCCGCGGCAATCTGAACAATCATATCGGCGTGCCGCTGAGCCTGCTGACGATCGAGCCGTCGCATCGGTATGCGGTGATCGAAATGGGCGCCAACCACGCCGGCGAGATCGCGGCGCTGACCGCGATGGTACGCCCGCAGGTGGCGTTGGTGAACAATGCCGGCCCCGCACATCTGGAAGGTTTCGGCGATCTGGCGGGTGTTGCGCGCGCCAAGGGCGAAATCTACGGTGGCCTGCCCGCGGACGGCGTGGCCGTGGTCAATGCCGACGACGCCTTTGCGGGCGACTGGCTGGCACTCAACCGCGAGCGCCGCGTGCTGCGCTTCGGACTGGAGCAGCCGGCCGAGATCCGGGGCGAATACCGGCAAGGACATCTGCGGGTCGACACCCCTGGCGGGGCCTTCGAGCTGCAGTTGCCGCTGCCGGGCCGTCACAACGCGATGAATGCGCTCGCGGCCACCGCGGCAGCGCTGGGCGCGGGGGTCGGGCTCGACGCGGTGCGTGCGGGTCTGACTGCGGTCAGGCCCGTGGCGGGGCGCTTGCGACGTTTGCAGGGAAGCGATGGGATCATGATTCTGGACGATACCTACAATGCGAATCCGGGGTCGCTGTCGGCAGGGCTGGATGTGCTCACCGAACAGCCGGGGCGGCACTGGCTGGTGCTTGGCGATATGGCCGAACTGGGCGACACCGGTCCGGCCCTGCACCGCGAGGCAGGCGCGCGCGCACGCGCGGCAGATGTCGAACGGTTGTTTACCCTCGGCAGGCTCAGTCACGGGGCGGCGGAAGCCTTCGGCGCCGGCGCCATCCACTGCCCGGATATCGAAGCCCTGGCCGCCGCGGTGGTGCGCTCGGCCGAGGTGGCGCCGCGGCCATTGACCGTCTTGATCAAGGGTTCGCGTTCCATGGGGCTGGAGCGCCTGCTGGCGCGCTTGCTGCCGGACGACGACGAGAGCGGCGCGGGAGGGCACCATGCTGTATAG
- a CDS encoding phosphoheptose isomerase, whose translation MNERIQQHFTASIDTKTRSAQLLADPIEAAARRMTYALVGGHKILSCGNGGSAGDAQHFSSEMLNRFERERRGLPAIALTTDTSTLTSIANDYSYDQVFARQVRALGAPGDLLLAISTSGNSKNVIEAVHAARDVGMHTIALSGRGGGTLHEALSPEDIEICVPSESTARIQEVHLLVIHCLCDLIDRQLFGDV comes from the coding sequence GTGAACGAACGCATCCAACAACATTTCACGGCCAGCATCGACACCAAGACCCGCTCGGCACAACTGCTTGCCGACCCGATCGAGGCCGCGGCCAGGCGCATGACCTACGCCCTTGTGGGCGGCCACAAGATCCTCAGCTGCGGCAACGGCGGCTCGGCGGGCGACGCGCAACATTTCTCGTCCGAGATGCTCAACCGCTTCGAGCGCGAACGGCGCGGCCTCCCCGCGATCGCGCTGACCACCGACACCTCGACCCTGACCTCCATCGCCAACGACTACAGCTACGACCAGGTCTTCGCACGACAGGTGCGCGCACTGGGCGCGCCCGGCGACCTGCTGCTCGCGATATCCACCTCGGGCAACTCGAAAAACGTCATCGAGGCCGTGCACGCGGCGCGCGACGTGGGCATGCACACGATCGCGCTCAGCGGCCGTGGCGGCGGCACCCTGCATGAAGCACTCTCGCCGGAGGACATCGAAATCTGCGTCCCCTCGGAAAGCACGGCCCGCATTCAGGAAGTGCATCTGCTGGTCATCCATTGTCTCTGCGACCTCATCGACCGCCAGCTGTTCGGCGACGTCTGA
- the mraZ gene encoding division/cell wall cluster transcriptional repressor MraZ: MFRGVTNLNIDSKGRVAMPARYRDRLRESCEGQLVVTVDRDGCLLVYPLPEWERIEAAVMARPNIDPQVRQLQRVFVGYATDVEMDGQARILIAPTLREQAKLDKHVVLVGQGNKFELWDEAVWAAQRDEWLQSDAFTSGLSEALSSLSI, encoded by the coding sequence GTGTTTCGCGGAGTCACCAATCTCAATATCGATTCGAAAGGGCGCGTGGCGATGCCGGCCAGGTATCGCGATCGTCTGCGGGAGTCGTGCGAGGGTCAGTTGGTGGTCACCGTGGATCGCGATGGTTGCCTGCTGGTCTATCCGCTGCCCGAATGGGAGCGCATCGAGGCCGCGGTGATGGCCCGCCCCAATATCGATCCGCAGGTCAGGCAGCTGCAGCGCGTATTCGTGGGCTATGCGACGGACGTCGAAATGGACGGCCAGGCACGTATTCTGATTGCACCCACGCTCCGCGAGCAGGCGAAACTGGATAAGCACGTGGTCTTGGTGGGTCAGGGCAACAAGTTCGAGCTTTGGGACGAGGCGGTCTGGGCCGCGCAACGTGACGAGTGGCTGCAATCGGATGCCTTTACAAGCGGGCTGAGCGAGGCGCTGTCCTCGCTGTCGATCTGA
- a CDS encoding peptidoglycan D,D-transpeptidase FtsI family protein yields the protein MNSRPDFKRRRQLVLGLFGVGAAGLVGRGFDLEVMRGAFLRKQGDARYLRVVKMPAHRGMILDRNGRPLAISTPMDSVWIDPQQDSDAKGVTRLARLLGLDAGALDEQVVRARQAGREFLWVRRLIDPELAHRVAALKVPGVGLLREYKRFYPMGEVGSHVLGFTNIDDQGQDGLELEFNTWLTGKPGAKRVIKNGFGQIVQNVDQIRSPRPGRDLVTSIDQRIQYLAYRSLKAAVVAHGARSGSIVVMDPNTGAIVAMADQPTFNPNVRSDYVPRLYRNRAVTDAYEPGSTMKPFTLSAALLSGKYTPDTEINTSPGWYMLAGHTIKDDSDFGRINLTQVLQVSSNVAASKISLSLPPYYVWSMYRDFGFGQITHSGFPGESPGTLHNYTTWRPIDQATMAYGYGIAVTSLQLAHAYCALANGGVMAPATFVQPTAPVTGKRVLPQHVADQMRTMLRSVVTPMGTGYAAHIPGYTVAGKTGTAHRLTNKGDYAEDKYTAVFAGIVPATRPRLVAVIMIDDPTGGKYYGGQVAAPVFKEVMSGALRLLDIPPDDIDVLQAGPVPQARGAVA from the coding sequence ATGAACTCGCGCCCGGATTTCAAGCGACGCAGGCAGTTGGTGCTGGGGCTGTTCGGTGTCGGTGCGGCGGGACTTGTCGGCCGCGGCTTCGATCTCGAAGTGATGCGTGGCGCATTTCTGCGCAAGCAGGGCGATGCGCGTTACCTACGCGTGGTCAAGATGCCGGCCCATCGCGGAATGATTCTCGACCGCAATGGCCGTCCGCTGGCCATCAGTACGCCGATGGATTCGGTCTGGATCGATCCGCAGCAGGACAGCGACGCCAAAGGCGTGACGCGCCTCGCCCGTCTGCTCGGACTCGATGCGGGGGCGTTGGACGAACAGGTGGTGCGTGCCCGCCAGGCGGGCCGCGAATTCCTGTGGGTGCGACGTTTGATCGACCCCGAGCTCGCGCATCGCGTGGCCGCGCTCAAGGTGCCGGGTGTAGGTTTGCTGCGCGAATACAAGCGTTTCTATCCCATGGGCGAAGTGGGTTCGCACGTGCTCGGCTTCACCAACATCGACGATCAGGGACAGGACGGTCTGGAGCTGGAATTCAATACGTGGCTAACCGGCAAGCCGGGCGCCAAGCGGGTGATCAAAAACGGTTTCGGGCAGATCGTGCAGAACGTCGACCAGATCCGTTCACCGCGCCCCGGTCGGGATCTGGTGACCAGTATCGATCAGCGCATCCAGTACCTGGCCTACCGCAGTCTCAAGGCCGCGGTCGTCGCGCACGGCGCGCGCTCCGGATCCATCGTGGTGATGGATCCGAATACCGGCGCGATCGTGGCGATGGCGGATCAGCCCACCTTCAATCCCAACGTGCGTTCCGATTATGTGCCGCGTCTGTATCGCAACCGCGCGGTGACCGACGCGTACGAGCCGGGTTCGACGATGAAGCCGTTCACCCTGTCGGCGGCGCTGCTCAGCGGCAAGTACACGCCGGATACCGAGATCAACACCTCGCCCGGCTGGTACATGCTGGCCGGACACACGATCAAGGACGATTCCGATTTCGGCCGCATCAACCTGACGCAGGTGTTGCAGGTGTCGAGCAACGTCGCCGCCAGCAAGATCTCGCTGAGCCTGCCGCCGTATTATGTGTGGTCCATGTATCGTGATTTCGGCTTTGGTCAGATCACGCACAGCGGTTTTCCTGGCGAGTCGCCAGGCACCCTGCACAATTACACCACTTGGCGGCCGATCGATCAGGCCACGATGGCCTACGGCTACGGCATCGCGGTGACCTCGCTGCAGCTGGCGCACGCTTATTGTGCGCTGGCCAACGGCGGTGTGATGGCGCCGGCCACGTTTGTGCAGCCGACCGCTCCGGTGACCGGCAAGCGCGTACTGCCGCAGCATGTCGCCGACCAGATGCGCACCATGCTGCGGTCGGTGGTCACACCCATGGGTACCGGCTACGCAGCTCATATTCCTGGTTATACGGTGGCCGGCAAGACCGGCACCGCACATCGCCTGACCAACAAGGGCGATTACGCCGAGGACAAGTACACCGCCGTGTTTGCCGGCATCGTCCCCGCGACTCGGCCGCGTCTGGTGGCGGTGATCATGATCGACGACCCGACCGGTGGCAAATACTACGGCGGCCAGGTAGCCGCGCCCGTGTTCAAGGAGGTCATGTCCGGCGCTTTGCGGCTGCTCGACATCCCGCCCGACGACATCGACGTGCTCCAGGCCGGCCCGGTGCCGCAGGCACGGGGAGCGGTGGCATGA
- a CDS encoding YraN family protein yields MAPPPRQGQDFEAQACDYLCRQGLRLRERNYRCRSGEIDLVMSDDGTLVFVEVRYRNSARFGGAATSVDAGKRRRLTATAQHYLQRHGADVPTRFDVVAMGPDGRIDWIPDAFQAQET; encoded by the coding sequence ATGGCGCCCCCCCCTAGACAAGGTCAGGACTTCGAAGCGCAGGCCTGCGACTACCTCTGCCGACAGGGGCTGCGCCTGCGCGAGCGCAATTACCGCTGCCGCTCCGGCGAGATTGACCTGGTCATGAGCGACGACGGCACCCTGGTCTTCGTGGAGGTACGCTATCGCAACAGCGCCCGCTTCGGCGGCGCGGCCACCAGCGTGGACGCCGGCAAGCGGCGACGACTGACGGCCACCGCCCAGCACTATCTGCAACGCCATGGCGCCGACGTCCCGACACGCTTCGACGTCGTCGCCATGGGGCCGGACGGCCGGATCGACTGGATACCGGACGCCTTCCAGGCCCAGGAAACCTGA